A stretch of the Thiocystis violascens DSM 198 genome encodes the following:
- a CDS encoding sigma-54-dependent transcriptional regulator, with product MNILIADDDPMQRELLAGFLRKQGHEVHAAADGTEALEIFRRAPIQLALLDHRMPGMTGDQVLERIKALNPLVRAILITAFGAVDMAVRVMKLGADDFLEKPVDLVQLLQKIELLEQRVAVTADVIEVTETVANATLPIEIIGTSPAMQETLSLVRRVADSPWSVLIHGETGTGKELIARLIHLLGPTPDAPFVEVNCAAIPENLFESELFGHEKGAFTGAERTHRGCFERAASGTLFLDEVGELPPALQSKLLRALQEKRITRVGSEREIAVSTRVLAATNRDLRALCETGQFREDLYFRLRVLDVALPPLRQRREDIPSLIEHFMTRYARRPTRLAPETLDRLVRYRYPGNVRELEHIIQRSLTLARGSVLLPADLPEEVRTDLSADQGLLQERLDALERDMLLAALEQTDWIQTHAAEQLGISERVLRYKLGKYGIRRPET from the coding sequence ATGAATATTCTCATCGCCGATGACGACCCCATGCAGCGCGAGCTGCTGGCCGGCTTTCTGCGCAAGCAGGGCCATGAGGTGCATGCCGCCGCCGATGGGACCGAGGCATTGGAGATCTTTCGCCGCGCGCCGATCCAGCTCGCGCTGCTCGACCATCGCATGCCGGGAATGACCGGCGATCAAGTGCTGGAACGGATAAAGGCGCTGAATCCACTGGTCCGCGCCATCCTCATCACCGCCTTCGGCGCGGTGGACATGGCGGTTCGGGTGATGAAGCTCGGCGCGGACGACTTTCTGGAGAAGCCCGTGGATCTCGTCCAGTTGCTGCAAAAAATCGAGCTGTTGGAACAGCGCGTGGCGGTGACGGCGGACGTGATCGAGGTGACCGAGACGGTCGCCAACGCCACTCTGCCGATCGAGATTATCGGCACCAGCCCCGCCATGCAGGAGACCCTGTCGCTGGTACGGCGCGTGGCCGACAGCCCCTGGAGCGTGCTGATCCACGGCGAGACCGGCACCGGCAAGGAGCTGATCGCGCGCCTCATCCATCTGCTCGGCCCGACGCCGGACGCCCCCTTCGTCGAGGTCAACTGCGCGGCGATTCCGGAGAACCTCTTCGAAAGCGAGCTGTTCGGTCATGAGAAAGGCGCCTTTACCGGCGCGGAGCGCACCCATCGCGGCTGCTTCGAGCGGGCCGCCAGTGGCACCCTCTTTCTCGACGAAGTCGGCGAACTGCCGCCCGCGCTGCAATCCAAGCTGCTGCGCGCACTCCAGGAGAAGCGCATCACCCGAGTCGGTAGCGAGCGCGAGATCGCGGTGAGCACCCGCGTGCTGGCCGCCACCAACCGCGACCTGCGCGCCCTGTGCGAGACCGGCCAGTTTCGCGAGGATCTCTACTTCCGGCTGCGGGTGCTGGACGTCGCGCTCCCCCCGCTGCGCCAGCGGCGCGAGGACATCCCGTCCCTGATCGAGCACTTCATGACCCGCTATGCGCGGCGGCCGACCCGACTCGCCCCCGAGACTCTGGACCGGCTGGTCCGTTATCGCTATCCGGGGAACGTGCGCGAACTGGAGCACATCATCCAGCGCAGTCTGACCCTGGCGCGCGGCAGCGTCCTGCTCCCCGCCGACCTGCCCGAAGAGGTGCGTACCGACCTGTCCGCCGATCAGGGCCTGTTGCAGGAGCGCCTGGATGCCCTTGAGCGCGACATGCTGCTGGCGGCCCTGGAGCAGACCGACTGGATTCAAACCCACGCCGCCGAGCAACTCGGCATCAGCGAGCGGGTGCTGCGCTACAAGCTGGGCAAGTACGGCATCCGGCGGCCGGAGACCTGA
- a CDS encoding sensor histidine kinase, with amino-acid sequence MDADLGARRLPPPWLGHLLVFGLLFALVLGWFFVQTRQAERAFQDDAGEHARLLADAVILHARGALLAEEAMGHILTRFLGQSARFVDYLDSIAPFHTEELAAFAAEASLSVIRIVRADATVQGPADWETAEALDCASLERLIRLPRAHAILFGVAASQGRGCVLVGMDSRQTEALEAAIGLPRALAAVAELPGVISVRLLGETRNALATGHNAGLPQITLGRAADGRLVAQASAPVAGAELRLELDASPLQRMRARLWWEFIVFVLVLVLTGSAGTWVLYRHQRAHERQRLGYERRLSRQREEAGLGRAAAAIAHEIRNPLNAMAMGLQRLQMEAEELTAEHRRLLELVREAVQRTNGTVTGLLDYARPIQPRRISLALDALIVDQLSLYAPAITKARIGLESSLSPSSQVFGDPDLLRQVLDNLLRNALEASPAGSLLQIGLARLDGETWLTLENDGLELPAGEVERILEPWFTTKTLGTGLGLAISQRIVSAHGGRLLLTVPRPGRLCVTVVLPARPND; translated from the coding sequence GTGGACGCTGACTTGGGCGCGCGCCGCCTGCCGCCGCCCTGGCTGGGCCATCTGCTGGTGTTCGGCCTGCTCTTCGCGCTGGTGCTCGGCTGGTTCTTCGTGCAGACCCGTCAGGCCGAGCGCGCCTTTCAGGACGACGCCGGCGAGCACGCTCGTCTGCTGGCGGATGCGGTGATCCTGCACGCGCGCGGAGCGCTGCTGGCGGAGGAAGCGATGGGCCACATTCTGACCCGCTTTCTCGGTCAGTCGGCGCGTTTCGTCGACTATCTGGACAGCATCGCACCCTTTCATACCGAGGAGCTGGCCGCCTTCGCCGCCGAGGCGAGCCTGTCGGTCATCCGCATCGTGCGCGCCGACGCGACGGTGCAGGGACCCGCGGACTGGGAGACCGCCGAGGCCCTGGACTGCGCGTCCCTGGAGCGTCTCATCCGTTTGCCGCGGGCGCATGCGATCCTCTTCGGCGTGGCGGCGAGCCAGGGTCGGGGGTGCGTGCTGGTCGGCATGGACAGTCGTCAAACCGAGGCCCTGGAGGCGGCCATCGGCCTGCCGCGCGCGCTGGCCGCCGTGGCCGAGTTGCCCGGCGTGATCTCGGTTCGGCTCCTGGGCGAGACCCGGAACGCGTTGGCCACCGGGCACAACGCCGGATTGCCGCAAATCACTCTGGGTCGCGCGGCGGACGGCCGTCTGGTCGCCCAGGCCAGCGCCCCGGTGGCCGGTGCCGAACTGAGACTGGAACTGGACGCGAGCCCCTTGCAGCGCATGCGCGCCCGGCTCTGGTGGGAGTTCATCGTCTTCGTGCTGGTGCTGGTGCTGACCGGCAGCGCCGGCACCTGGGTGCTCTACCGTCATCAGCGCGCCCACGAGCGCCAGCGTCTCGGTTATGAGCGCCGGCTGTCGCGCCAGCGCGAGGAAGCGGGGCTCGGACGCGCGGCGGCGGCGATCGCCCACGAAATCCGCAACCCGCTGAACGCCATGGCCATGGGGCTGCAACGCTTGCAGATGGAGGCCGAGGAGCTGACGGCCGAGCACCGCCGTCTGCTGGAGCTGGTCCGCGAGGCGGTGCAACGAACCAACGGCACGGTCACGGGACTCCTGGACTACGCCCGGCCGATCCAACCGAGACGCATCAGTCTCGCGCTGGATGCCTTGATCGTCGATCAACTGAGCCTCTACGCTCCGGCCATCACGAAGGCCAGGATCGGTCTGGAGTCGAGTCTGTCGCCCAGCTCCCAGGTCTTCGGCGATCCCGATCTGCTGCGCCAAGTCCTCGACAACCTGCTGCGCAACGCGCTTGAGGCCAGCCCCGCCGGGAGCCTGCTCCAGATCGGTCTGGCACGGCTGGACGGCGAGACCTGGCTCACCCTGGAGAACGACGGACTGGAACTGCCGGCGGGCGAGGTCGAGCGCATTCTGGAACCCTGGTTCACCACCAAGACCCTTGGCACCGGGCTGGGCCTGGCGATCTCCCAGCGGATCGTCAGCGCACACGGCGGGCGCCTGCTGCTGACGGTGCCAAGACCCGGGCGGTTGTGTGTCACCGTCGTCCTGCCCGCGCGACCCAACGATTAA
- a CDS encoding DUF2202 domain-containing protein: MTLQYRLIPVAIAMSAILSAAPALGAGPNGRQPVQPVLGELDAGEAATLFFMREEERLARDVYLNMDALWQLLPFENIAASEQKHMDAIKGAMDKYGLADPSDPEALGVYADGALQQLYTDLIDRGEGSYLAALQVGALIEEVDIEDLEVAIAGTDNADLQTIYDNLLRGSRNPLRAFVAEIERQGVVYSAQHLTQEAVDVIIDTPMERGGNAGGKGSGSKRVGMTEDADSADQAGLTSGLERLIARNGNGSGSGSGSKSRKGSGSGDCKALDEAARA, translated from the coding sequence ATGACCCTGCAATACCGCCTGATCCCTGTCGCCATCGCCATGAGCGCCATCCTGTCCGCCGCACCCGCCCTGGGCGCGGGGCCGAACGGCCGTCAGCCGGTCCAGCCGGTGCTCGGTGAGCTGGATGCCGGGGAGGCCGCGACCCTGTTCTTCATGCGCGAGGAAGAGCGGCTGGCGCGGGATGTCTATCTCAACATGGATGCGCTCTGGCAGTTGCTCCCCTTCGAGAACATCGCCGCGTCCGAGCAGAAGCACATGGATGCCATCAAGGGCGCGATGGACAAATACGGGCTCGCGGACCCCTCGGATCCGGAGGCGCTCGGCGTCTATGCCGATGGTGCACTCCAGCAGCTCTATACGGACCTGATCGACCGGGGTGAAGGTTCCTACCTCGCGGCACTCCAGGTCGGCGCGCTGATCGAGGAGGTCGACATCGAGGATCTGGAAGTCGCCATCGCCGGCACCGACAACGCGGATCTGCAAACCATTTATGACAACCTGCTGCGCGGCTCGCGCAACCCTCTGCGCGCCTTCGTCGCTGAGATCGAGCGCCAGGGCGTCGTCTACTCGGCTCAGCATCTGACACAGGAAGCGGTCGATGTCATCATCGATACGCCCATGGAGCGCGGCGGCAATGCGGGTGGAAAAGGCTCTGGATCCAAGCGAGTGGGGATGACCGAGGACGCGGACAGCGCGGATCAGGCGGGCCTGACCTCAGGGTTGGAGCGTCTTATCGCGCGCAATGGCAATGGCAGCGGTAGCGGTAGCGGGTCCAAGAGTCGCAAGGGTAGCGGCAGCGGCGACTGCAAGGCATTGGACGAGGCCGCGCGCGCCTGA